One genomic window of Candidatus Nitrospira inopinata includes the following:
- the treY gene encoding malto-oligosyltrehalose synthase, translated as MTAPLQSQRDDSGNHQAGEPNGRRLDHAPPSVSHPRVPVSTYRVQLNQRCTFLDAARIVPYLHGLGITDLYCSPYFTAVPGSPHGYDVVDPTALNPELGTEEDYRTLVEALRRHGMGQLLDVVSNHMGVARQINGWWRDVLENGPSSRYASFFDIDWNPLKPELRNKVLLPILGDQYGTVLENQELRLCYESGAFSIRYYDHRLPVAPKTWALILGYRLPSLIQELGTEDPALMELQSIMTALKHLPSRLEQDPELVAERYREKGIIARRLATLMESSSTIRVFVEGNVRLINGDKDDPRSFDTLDAILNDQAYRVAYWRVASEEINYRRFFDINELAAIRMEDPAVFHETHRLLFRLMKEGAVTGLRIDHVDGLYDPADYLNKLQRWANAELRIGSPEVERPLYVVVEKILGVSEELPANWPVYGTTGYDFLSWINQLFIDRSNERAFDTIYRRFTGKHESFEEITCHCKQVIMQAAMAGELNVLGYQLNRLSERNRRSRDFTLNSLTHAIQEIIACFPVYRTYITGGTGEVPARDRSFIWEAVSKAKRRNPTMSGLVFDFVRDLLLAPRDRDQVVGEERLRFVTKFQQTTSPVAAKGIEDTAFYRFHRFIALNEVGSDPRQFGITPGLMHDHLKVRQHRWSGSLSATATHDTKRGEDVRARLHVLSEMPKQWKDHVLRWHKLNRGFKRKVGGESVPGRNEEYLFYQTLVGAWPFEPMDEDGYRAFVERIQRYMNKAVKEAKQYTSWISPDVEYEEAVQEFVARVLDRATSNPFLDDFLPFQSVVAGYGVYNSLSQLLVKVTAPGVPDFYQGTELWDLSLVDPDNRKPVDFAKRIDLLAELDQRADREADRLALVRDLVTHRADGRIKFYLTAQALRYRIAHAPIFQEGEYVKLECLGVHANRLFAFARLHPEGTVLTVIPRLLAGLIADPRIPPLGETVWGETWVVVPAWREGTKFRNVFTGERLKTITQGERQVLSAGEVFLHCPVACLEKEG; from the coding sequence GTGACGGCGCCACTGCAAAGTCAACGTGATGACTCGGGGAACCATCAGGCCGGTGAGCCGAACGGCCGACGGCTTGATCATGCTCCGCCATCCGTTTCTCATCCGCGTGTTCCCGTCTCCACGTATCGGGTTCAACTGAATCAACGGTGCACCTTTCTGGACGCGGCCCGCATCGTGCCGTATTTGCACGGTCTCGGGATCACGGATCTCTACTGTTCACCCTATTTCACCGCCGTGCCGGGGAGTCCCCACGGGTACGACGTCGTCGATCCGACGGCGTTGAATCCCGAGCTTGGGACGGAAGAAGACTACCGGACGTTGGTCGAGGCCCTGCGCCGCCACGGCATGGGGCAGTTGTTGGACGTCGTGTCGAATCACATGGGCGTCGCCAGACAGATCAACGGCTGGTGGCGGGACGTGCTGGAGAACGGTCCCAGCTCGCGATACGCCTCGTTCTTCGACATCGATTGGAATCCGCTCAAGCCCGAGTTGCGGAACAAGGTGCTGCTCCCGATCTTGGGGGACCAGTACGGGACGGTCTTGGAGAATCAGGAGTTGCGGCTTTGTTATGAGTCCGGGGCCTTCAGCATCCGCTATTACGACCATCGATTACCGGTCGCCCCCAAGACGTGGGCGTTGATTTTGGGATATCGGTTGCCGTCTTTGATTCAAGAATTGGGGACGGAGGATCCGGCCCTCATGGAGCTTCAGAGCATCATGACGGCGCTGAAGCACTTGCCGTCCCGCCTTGAGCAAGATCCCGAACTGGTCGCCGAACGGTACCGTGAAAAGGGCATTATCGCGCGTCGGCTTGCGACACTGATGGAGTCCAGCTCGACGATTCGCGTGTTCGTCGAGGGAAACGTGCGCCTGATCAACGGCGACAAGGATGATCCTCGAAGCTTCGACACGTTGGACGCGATTTTGAACGATCAGGCTTATCGAGTGGCCTATTGGCGGGTGGCGTCCGAGGAGATCAATTATCGTCGATTCTTCGACATTAACGAGCTGGCCGCCATTCGCATGGAAGATCCGGCCGTGTTCCATGAGACGCATCGATTGCTGTTTCGATTGATGAAGGAAGGCGCCGTCACGGGACTTCGCATCGATCACGTGGACGGATTGTACGATCCGGCCGATTACTTGAATAAATTGCAGCGATGGGCCAATGCCGAACTACGAATCGGTTCGCCGGAGGTCGAACGTCCGTTGTACGTCGTCGTTGAAAAAATTTTGGGGGTAAGCGAGGAGTTGCCGGCGAACTGGCCGGTTTATGGAACGACCGGCTATGATTTTTTGAGCTGGATCAATCAGCTTTTTATCGACCGTTCGAACGAACGGGCGTTCGACACAATCTATAGGCGTTTCACCGGCAAACACGAATCGTTTGAAGAAATAACGTGTCACTGTAAACAGGTGATCATGCAGGCCGCCATGGCCGGTGAATTGAACGTTCTCGGCTATCAATTGAATCGCCTGTCAGAGCGAAACCGCCGTTCGCGAGACTTCACGCTCAACAGCCTGACCCACGCCATTCAGGAGATTATCGCCTGTTTTCCCGTCTATCGGACTTATATCACGGGCGGGACAGGCGAGGTGCCGGCGCGGGATCGAAGCTTTATTTGGGAGGCCGTCAGCAAAGCCAAGCGGCGCAATCCCACCATGAGCGGTCTGGTTTTTGACTTTGTGCGTGATCTCCTGCTGGCGCCGCGCGACCGTGACCAAGTCGTCGGAGAAGAGCGACTCAGGTTCGTGACGAAATTCCAGCAGACGACGAGCCCCGTAGCGGCCAAGGGAATCGAGGACACGGCGTTTTATCGATTTCACCGATTTATTGCTCTCAATGAAGTAGGCAGCGATCCCCGGCAGTTCGGCATCACGCCGGGGCTGATGCACGATCATCTGAAGGTGCGGCAGCACCGTTGGTCGGGTTCCCTCTCCGCCACCGCGACGCACGATACCAAACGAGGCGAGGACGTAAGAGCCAGGTTGCATGTGTTGTCGGAGATGCCAAAACAGTGGAAGGACCATGTGCTTCGATGGCACAAGCTGAATCGAGGGTTCAAGCGAAAGGTGGGAGGGGAATCGGTCCCCGGGCGGAACGAGGAATATTTGTTTTATCAGACGTTGGTGGGAGCCTGGCCGTTCGAGCCGATGGACGAGGATGGATACCGCGCCTTCGTCGAGCGCATCCAACGGTACATGAACAAGGCCGTCAAGGAAGCCAAGCAATATACCAGTTGGATCAGTCCCGACGTCGAATATGAGGAGGCGGTTCAAGAGTTCGTCGCACGGGTGTTGGATCGTGCGACGTCCAATCCCTTTCTGGACGATTTTTTACCGTTTCAATCCGTCGTGGCCGGCTACGGCGTTTACAATTCGTTGTCCCAATTGTTAGTGAAGGTCACGGCGCCCGGCGTGCCGGATTTTTATCAAGGAACGGAACTATGGGACCTCAGTCTCGTTGATCCAGACAATCGGAAGCCGGTGGATTTTGCCAAACGAATTGATCTGCTGGCCGAGTTGGATCAGCGCGCCGACAGGGAGGCCGATCGTCTTGCGCTGGTTCGAGATTTGGTGACGCACCGAGCGGACGGCCGCATCAAGTTCTATCTGACGGCGCAAGCCCTGCGGTATCGCATCGCCCATGCTCCGATCTTTCAAGAAGGGGAGTATGTCAAGCTCGAGTGTCTGGGTGTTCATGCGAATCGTCTGTTCGCCTTTGCGCGTCTCCATCCGGAAGGGACCGTGTTGACCGTCATCCCCCGGTTGCTGGCGGGGTTGATTGCCGATCCGCGGATACCCCCTTTGGGAGAGACTGTCTGGGGCGAGACCTGGGTGGTCGTACCGGCGTGGCGTGAAGGCACGAAGTTCCGAAACGTGTTTACCGGTGAACGGCTCAAGACCATCACGCAGGGCGAGCGCCAGGTGCTCTCAGCCGGGGAAGTATTCTTGCACTGTCCCGTCGCCTGTTTGGAAAAGGAGGGGTAG
- a CDS encoding biotin--[acetyl-CoA-carboxylase] ligase, producing the protein MTSSAPLTLDDIRSTLATVQFGQRLYVHHEVPSTNSEAMALAQAGAEHGTVVVAESQSAGRGRLSRQWHSPAGANLYCSVIVKDEGRTVGDSEWLSWMPLASALAAAEAVQVTTSIPLSVKWPNDLLYQDRKVGGILCESLRTPIQGSIVVIGIGLNVNLPQKSFPEELRQTATSLFEISKNSIDRNRLLAQLLYELEQVVRELTIHGSSHLRPAYLNRCCTIGKRVRVILRAEQEIIGTAESISSDGALQVRPHFTAPTGSPHELIDVHAADIVHLRE; encoded by the coding sequence ATGACGTCCTCTGCACCGCTGACGCTCGATGACATTCGCAGCACCTTGGCGACCGTTCAGTTCGGACAACGGCTCTACGTGCATCACGAAGTGCCGTCGACGAACTCCGAAGCGATGGCTCTTGCCCAAGCCGGAGCGGAGCATGGCACGGTCGTGGTGGCAGAGAGTCAATCGGCCGGCAGAGGGCGCCTGAGCCGTCAATGGCACTCCCCGGCGGGCGCAAACCTTTATTGCTCGGTGATCGTCAAAGACGAGGGGCGGACCGTCGGGGACTCGGAATGGCTGTCTTGGATGCCGCTCGCGAGCGCATTGGCGGCGGCGGAAGCCGTGCAAGTCACCACATCAATCCCACTGTCTGTAAAGTGGCCGAATGATCTTCTGTATCAAGACCGGAAAGTCGGCGGCATTCTTTGCGAAAGTCTCCGCACACCGATTCAGGGTTCCATCGTCGTCATAGGGATCGGTCTCAATGTCAACTTGCCTCAGAAGTCATTCCCCGAAGAGTTGCGACAGACGGCAACCTCTCTGTTTGAAATCTCAAAGAACTCCATCGATCGGAACCGGTTGCTCGCGCAACTCTTGTATGAGTTGGAACAGGTGGTTCGTGAGTTGACAATCCATGGATCAAGCCATTTGCGGCCGGCCTACCTGAATCGCTGCTGCACGATCGGCAAACGGGTCCGCGTGATCTTGAGGGCTGAGCAAGAGATCATCGGAACGGCCGAGTCCATTTCATCGGACGGCGCGCTGCAAGTCCGTCCCCATTTCACCGCGCCGACGGGATCGCCACATGAATTGATCGACGTCCACGCCGCGGACATCGTTCACCTCCGGGAGTAA
- the nadC gene encoding carboxylating nicotinate-nucleotide diphosphorylase yields the protein MTRLPAAEIRRAVRIGLEEDLGQGDVTTRALFPQAVPARAVIIAQEPLVVAGLSAAVQTFLAVDPSLAVTVGRRDGEPAKKGETVLRVTGDGRSILQAERVALNFLQHLSGIATLTRKFCLAVRGYPVRIMDTRKTIPGWRALQKWAVRLGGGVNHRMSLQDGILIKDNHLALLRPARQAVRTACRLAASAEPSAKPIIVEAESLSQVRQALAGKTDIILLDNMSPSLVRRAVRLINGRAIVEVSGGVTLKNVRAMAAAGADRISIGALTHSAPAASFSLILAPLRSRRSS from the coding sequence ATGACACGGCTTCCTGCCGCGGAAATCCGGCGCGCCGTTCGGATCGGGTTGGAAGAAGACCTCGGCCAGGGCGATGTGACGACGCGCGCCCTGTTTCCCCAAGCGGTTCCCGCCCGGGCCGTCATCATTGCGCAAGAGCCGCTCGTTGTGGCCGGGCTGTCCGCCGCCGTTCAAACCTTCCTTGCCGTTGATCCTTCGCTTGCAGTCACGGTAGGGCGCCGGGACGGTGAACCGGCCAAGAAGGGGGAAACCGTTCTGCGCGTAACCGGTGACGGACGGTCTATTCTGCAAGCTGAACGGGTGGCTTTGAATTTTCTCCAACACCTGTCCGGAATCGCGACCTTGACGAGGAAATTCTGTCTGGCCGTTCGAGGCTATCCGGTCCGTATCATGGACACGAGGAAAACGATACCGGGGTGGCGGGCGCTGCAAAAATGGGCCGTTCGACTGGGCGGCGGCGTCAACCACCGGATGTCGCTCCAGGACGGAATCCTGATCAAAGACAATCATCTCGCCCTCCTGCGTCCTGCCCGGCAGGCCGTCCGAACAGCCTGTCGCTTGGCTGCTTCCGCCGAACCGTCGGCGAAACCGATCATCGTCGAGGCGGAATCCCTTTCCCAGGTCCGACAGGCCCTTGCCGGAAAGACCGATATCATCCTGTTGGACAATATGTCGCCCTCCCTTGTCCGTCGAGCGGTGCGCCTCATCAACGGACGGGCGATCGTGGAAGTGTCGGGAGGCGTCACCCTCAAAAACGTCCGCGCCATGGCCGCAGCGGGAGCAGATCGTATCTCCATCGGCGCCTTGACCCACTCCGCTCCGGCGGCGTCGTTCAGTCTGATCCTCGCGCCGTTACGGAGCCGTCGTTCTTCGTAA
- a CDS encoding SDR family oxidoreductase: MKQPINEGNTILITGASTGIGAACALHLDRLGFVVFAGVRKERDGEVLKEGGTERLIPISLDVMDQSSIMKAHVMVEKFVGNKGLYGVINNAGIAVAGPLEAVPIPDLRRQLEVNVIGQVAVIQTFLPLIRRAKGRIINMGSIAGRGAMPLMGPYAASKFALEAITDALRLEVQQWGIQVSIIEPGAIATPIWEKSGKWAAELEANTTPELRELYREVVTGVRTVVERAAERAIPAEIVARVVEKALTAARPKTRYLVGTDAKLRALMVKLLPDRLSDKVLTWALNLPR, from the coding sequence ATGAAACAGCCGATCAACGAAGGCAACACCATCCTTATCACGGGTGCATCCACCGGCATCGGAGCAGCCTGCGCCCTTCACCTAGACAGACTCGGATTCGTGGTTTTTGCGGGAGTGCGAAAAGAACGGGACGGAGAAGTTTTGAAGGAAGGAGGGACCGAGCGCCTCATTCCAATCTCTCTGGATGTGATGGACCAATCCTCGATCATGAAAGCTCATGTCATGGTTGAGAAGTTTGTCGGAAACAAAGGATTATATGGAGTTATCAATAACGCTGGCATAGCGGTCGCCGGGCCATTGGAAGCGGTGCCGATTCCCGATCTGCGTCGTCAATTGGAGGTCAATGTTATCGGCCAGGTGGCGGTGATTCAGACGTTTCTTCCCTTGATCCGACGGGCCAAGGGACGGATCATCAACATGGGGTCCATCGCGGGACGCGGGGCCATGCCGCTCATGGGACCCTATGCGGCCTCGAAGTTTGCGTTGGAGGCCATCACCGACGCGCTGCGTTTGGAAGTCCAACAGTGGGGGATTCAGGTCTCTATCATCGAGCCGGGCGCCATTGCCACCCCCATTTGGGAAAAGTCCGGGAAATGGGCGGCTGAGCTGGAAGCCAACACGACACCGGAGTTGCGGGAACTCTATCGAGAAGTGGTGACGGGAGTCAGAACTGTAGTTGAGCGAGCGGCGGAACGGGCGATTCCCGCCGAGATCGTGGCGCGCGTCGTCGAAAAAGCGCTGACGGCGGCCAGGCCTAAAACTCGGTATCTGGTCGGAACCGACGCCAAACTTCGCGCGCTCATGGTGAAACTCCTGCCCGATCGCCTGTCCGACAAGGTGCTTACCTGGGCGCTCAACCTCCCGCGATAG
- a CDS encoding NAD(P)/FAD-dependent oxidoreductase, producing the protein MSPLYDVIVIGGGPAGACAAWKLARAGMTVAVLEKAALPRYKVCGGGLVGRTMRSLPIDVRHVVEQECHRARLDFVSSGLSFVTQRTVPVVSMVMRSEFDRALLSAAQAEGAAIHESCVVESLSRHDDSVTVMTAKGPMRAGFVVAADGALSPVARSMGWEDGRVLIPALEYEVTVPFDRVRRFEGTARFDFDVISRGYGWVFPKRRHLSIGVLSMDKQRHGLHAAITRYMDLLGCTSPLSVERHGFVIPVRPRKGPFAKNRVLLVGDAAGFADPITGEGISYAVRSGLLAAESLIGERSQEETVEDAYRRLVAQAILPDLRVGRILARLLYDCPRVRTWVFSRQGQWLCETVTDVMAGTRQYRDLVRPGSVFRFFTARRLSRWMGRSSQARQG; encoded by the coding sequence ATGAGTCCTCTTTATGATGTCATCGTAATCGGCGGTGGTCCGGCGGGCGCCTGCGCCGCCTGGAAGTTGGCTCGGGCCGGCATGACAGTCGCCGTCCTGGAAAAAGCCGCGTTGCCTCGATACAAGGTCTGCGGCGGCGGACTGGTCGGTCGGACGATGCGATCATTGCCGATCGACGTCCGCCACGTTGTTGAGCAAGAGTGTCATCGAGCGAGGCTCGATTTTGTATCTTCCGGCCTGTCTTTTGTCACGCAACGAACCGTTCCGGTCGTCTCCATGGTCATGAGGTCGGAGTTTGATCGGGCCCTCCTTTCTGCCGCTCAAGCGGAAGGAGCGGCGATACACGAGTCGTGCGTCGTCGAGAGCCTGTCACGGCATGACGATTCCGTGACGGTCATGACCGCAAAGGGCCCGATGCGAGCGGGGTTCGTCGTCGCCGCCGATGGAGCGCTGAGTCCGGTCGCGCGATCCATGGGGTGGGAGGACGGCCGTGTTCTCATTCCGGCGCTGGAGTACGAAGTGACTGTACCGTTCGACCGGGTGCGCCGTTTTGAAGGCACGGCGCGGTTCGACTTCGACGTTATCTCACGAGGATATGGGTGGGTCTTTCCCAAACGGCGGCATCTGTCGATCGGAGTCCTGTCGATGGATAAGCAGCGGCACGGGCTTCATGCTGCGATCACTCGCTACATGGACCTGCTGGGCTGCACCTCTCCTTTGTCGGTCGAGCGGCACGGTTTTGTCATTCCCGTTCGTCCGCGAAAAGGGCCCTTCGCCAAAAATCGCGTCCTGCTGGTCGGGGACGCCGCCGGTTTCGCCGACCCCATCACCGGGGAAGGAATCTCGTATGCCGTAAGGAGCGGTCTTCTGGCGGCCGAATCCCTGATCGGCGAACGTTCGCAGGAGGAAACCGTCGAAGACGCCTACCGTCGCCTCGTTGCCCAAGCCATTCTCCCAGACCTCCGCGTCGGCCGCATTCTGGCCCGTCTCCTGTACGACTGTCCGCGTGTCAGGACATGGGTCTTCTCAAGACAAGGACAGTGGCTCTGTGAAACGGTCACGGACGTGATGGCGGGAACCAGGCAGTATCGTGATCTGGTGCGACCTGGATCAGTGTTTCGTTTTTTCACAGCTCGTCGGCTGAGCCGATGGATGGGACGGTCTTCGCAGGCTCGACAAGGTTGA
- a CDS encoding valine--tRNA ligase, translated as MTVPQLSKTYDPKAVEPRWSRFWIEKRYFHPSIDHPGEPYCIVIPPPNVTGSLHVGHALNHSLQDILIRWRRMQGRNTLWLPGTDHAGIATQNVVEKRLLAEGLSREALGRDRFIERVWQWKAESGNTIINQQRQLGESCDWDRLRFTMDEGLSRAVIEVFVRLYEDGLIYRGERLINWCPRCLTALSDIEVEHEEVKGTLYHIKYPLADDPATTLVVATTRPETMLGDTAVAVHPDDPRYRHLIGKKIRLPLTEREIPIVGDPIVVDLEFGTGAVKITPAHDFNDYEAGERHGLPRLALFDHRALLDHPSMVKAGVDSDVASTLATLPVQKARIIIVQLLADRGLLVKRDDHRMAVGKCYRCKTVVEPYLSPQWFVKIQPLADPAIKVVEEGRIHIIPEGWVNNYLGWMRNIKDWCISRQIWWGHQIPAWYCLACNEPCLIIQEGTTTILQGARPIVAKQAPSQCPTCGGSRFMRDPDVLDTWFSSALWPFSTLGWPDQTPELKRYYPTSTLVTGLDILFFWVARMIMMGLKFMGDVPFRDVYIHALVRDAEGQKMSKSKGNVIDPLHVMDKYGADALRFTLASMASPGRDVKLAEERIEGYRNFANKIWNAARFALMYLNGPRTATPLNERPFPDRWIVSRLNRTIQTVSSELEAYRFDRAASVLYQFIWHEYCDWYVELIKPTLQDASHPDGPTTRQTLADTLETTMRLLHPFMPFITEEIWQTIPHEGDCIAVQPYPTADVTEIAPDVEREFALLEQTIGLVRTGRVLLNYPPGQPVSFSVAHVDQDLHHRLRGLHHHLAHMSRGSVDVTPSNEWPGGKRLRLVAEGLSVGLAVSNDVDLGKALDRLTDQIAEADTEGSRLEAKLANPEFSSKAPPEVITEHRERLRTLTRDRALLVSSREQLQAMLGG; from the coding sequence ATGACCGTGCCCCAATTAAGCAAAACGTACGATCCCAAAGCCGTCGAACCGCGCTGGTCTCGGTTTTGGATCGAGAAGCGATACTTTCATCCGTCGATCGACCATCCCGGCGAACCCTACTGCATTGTCATCCCGCCTCCGAATGTGACCGGTTCGCTTCATGTCGGCCACGCGCTGAACCATTCGCTCCAGGATATTCTTATCCGGTGGCGACGGATGCAGGGACGCAATACCCTCTGGCTTCCGGGAACCGACCACGCCGGCATTGCCACGCAAAACGTCGTGGAAAAACGATTGCTGGCGGAAGGACTCTCGCGCGAAGCCCTCGGCCGAGACCGGTTCATCGAACGGGTCTGGCAATGGAAAGCCGAGTCGGGCAACACGATCATCAATCAACAACGGCAGCTCGGCGAATCCTGCGACTGGGACCGGTTGCGATTTACGATGGACGAAGGACTGTCCAGAGCCGTCATCGAGGTCTTCGTCCGGCTGTACGAGGACGGGCTGATCTATCGGGGCGAACGACTGATCAATTGGTGCCCCCGTTGTCTCACCGCCCTGTCGGATATTGAAGTTGAACATGAAGAAGTCAAGGGAACCCTCTATCACATCAAATATCCGCTGGCTGATGATCCTGCCACCACTTTGGTCGTGGCCACCACCAGGCCTGAAACGATGCTTGGCGATACGGCGGTTGCCGTCCATCCCGACGATCCCCGTTATCGCCATCTCATTGGCAAGAAAATCCGCTTGCCGCTGACCGAGCGGGAGATTCCCATTGTCGGAGACCCCATTGTGGTCGATCTCGAGTTCGGAACCGGCGCCGTCAAGATCACCCCGGCCCATGACTTCAATGACTATGAGGCCGGCGAACGGCACGGGCTGCCGCGGCTTGCTCTTTTTGATCACCGGGCGTTGCTGGATCACCCTTCGATGGTGAAGGCGGGCGTTGATTCCGATGTCGCCTCGACCCTGGCAACACTGCCCGTTCAGAAAGCACGAATCATAATTGTCCAACTGTTGGCCGATCGTGGTCTCTTGGTGAAGCGAGACGACCACCGGATGGCCGTCGGCAAATGTTATCGCTGCAAGACCGTCGTGGAGCCCTATCTGTCTCCCCAATGGTTCGTCAAGATTCAACCGCTTGCCGATCCCGCCATCAAGGTTGTTGAAGAAGGTCGTATCCACATCATTCCGGAAGGATGGGTCAACAATTATCTCGGCTGGATGAGGAACATCAAGGATTGGTGCATCTCCCGCCAGATTTGGTGGGGCCATCAGATTCCAGCCTGGTACTGTCTGGCATGTAACGAGCCTTGCCTCATCATCCAGGAAGGCACAACGACGATCCTGCAAGGCGCCCGACCCATCGTCGCCAAACAGGCTCCTTCTCAATGCCCCACGTGCGGCGGCTCCCGGTTCATGCGCGACCCGGACGTGCTCGATACCTGGTTTTCCTCCGCTCTCTGGCCCTTCTCGACCCTGGGATGGCCGGACCAGACGCCGGAACTGAAACGCTACTATCCCACCTCAACCTTGGTGACCGGCCTTGACATTCTGTTTTTCTGGGTCGCCCGCATGATCATGATGGGGCTCAAGTTCATGGGCGACGTGCCGTTTCGCGACGTGTACATCCATGCCCTGGTTCGCGACGCTGAAGGCCAAAAGATGAGCAAGTCCAAGGGCAACGTGATCGATCCGCTCCACGTCATGGACAAATATGGAGCGGACGCCCTGCGCTTTACCCTGGCCTCCATGGCCTCGCCTGGCCGGGATGTCAAGTTGGCCGAAGAGCGGATCGAGGGCTATCGCAACTTTGCCAACAAAATCTGGAACGCCGCCCGTTTTGCATTGATGTATCTCAACGGACCTCGGACCGCCACCCCTCTGAACGAGCGCCCGTTCCCGGACCGCTGGATCGTGAGCCGCCTTAATCGGACGATTCAGACCGTCTCGTCGGAATTGGAGGCCTATCGATTCGACCGCGCCGCCTCGGTTCTATATCAGTTCATATGGCACGAGTACTGTGATTGGTACGTGGAGCTCATCAAACCGACGTTACAAGATGCCTCGCATCCCGATGGCCCGACGACGCGACAAACCCTCGCCGACACGCTTGAAACGACCATGCGGCTGCTGCATCCCTTCATGCCGTTCATCACGGAGGAAATTTGGCAAACCATTCCCCACGAAGGAGACTGTATCGCCGTGCAGCCCTACCCGACGGCGGATGTCACGGAAATCGCGCCGGACGTTGAACGGGAGTTCGCCCTCCTCGAACAGACGATCGGATTGGTTCGTACCGGTCGCGTCCTGTTGAATTACCCGCCGGGGCAACCGGTTTCCTTTTCCGTCGCCCATGTCGATCAGGATCTGCACCATCGACTTCGTGGCCTTCACCATCACTTGGCTCACATGAGCCGTGGGTCGGTCGACGTCACGCCTTCGAACGAATGGCCGGGGGGAAAACGGTTGCGCCTGGTGGCGGAAGGTCTGTCCGTGGGCCTTGCGGTCTCAAACGACGTCGATCTCGGCAAAGCGCTGGATCGCTTAACCGACCAAATCGCCGAGGCGGACACAGAGGGCTCGCGGCTCGAAGCCAAACTGGCCAATCCGGAGTTCTCAAGCAAGGCTCCTCCTGAAGTCATTACGGAACATCGGGAACGGCTTCGGACCTTGACGCGCGACCGTGCTCTCCTCGTGAGCAGCCGCGAACAGTTGCAGGCCATGTTGGGGGGCTGA